GATGAAGGCAACATCAATAATCGTGTAATAATGGTAACGATTATAATTGCCATACCATAGCTACCGCCAAAGATATTCGCTAAAAAGTTTAAAAAATTCGAAGCGGGTTGTCCGAGGTATTGATAGACCCAACCAGTTGGTGTGCCATCAGAATTATATTGCACACATCCAGCACTAACAAATACGACTGCTAGTAATAATAACAGTAGTGGTAATTTTTTTTGTATCTTTTTCATTGTTCACGCTCCGTTACATAATAGTATACCTAATATACTATAATGAAATTCAGCAGAAATTTCAACTCTTTTCCGGTTTTGTTATATGTTAGTTACGAGAACTTGGATAAAAAGTTGAATACAAAATTCAATACATGTTATAATTTTCAAGGATTTTATTAATCAGGCGAGAAACATTTAACGGAATATAGGATGTATCATTGTATCGCTGAAGATATGAGATATTTAAATCAAGAGGAGGATGACTATGTTTGAACAAGATGAACGATTTGCGCGTTTACACTTGTTAGTGCAACAAGAAGGGATGGCAGCACTTGAACAAGCTACAGTGATGGTAGTGGGTTTAGGTGGTGTTGGTTCTAGCTGTGCACAGACTTTAGCGCGTGGCGGTGTCGGACATTTAATTATTATAGATGGAGATGTCGTGTCAGCTTCAAATATTAATCGGCAGTTACTAGCATTTGATTCGACCGTAGGGCGCCCGAAGGCGGCTGTGATGAAAGAGATGATATTGGATATTAATCCACATTGTCAGGTGTATGCGGTAGAAGAATTTATTAAAGCGCAAAATATTGATCCAGTACTTCAAACCTTGCCGCATCCAGATTATGTGATTGACTGCATTGATTCTTTTTATGCTAAAACAGCGTTGATGCAATGGTGTATGGAGGCACAAGTGCCATTGTTGTCATCGATGGGAGCAGCGAACCGGCTGGACCCGAGCTTGTTGTCATTTGCTTATATTGAAGACACTAGCTACTGTAAAATGTCCAAAACAATGCGTCATATTTGTGCAGAATTAGGGATTCAAAAATTAGAAGTTCTATATTCTACAGAAAAACAAGTCAAGGTGCCAAGTAATGGTAGTGTGAAAAAGGAAAATACATTAGGCTCGATTAGCTTTATGCCACCGATGATGGGGATGTTATTGGCAAGCAAAGTGTTACGGCGTTTGTTAGGGTTAGAATCTTATCAGTTAACGCCTATCATGAAAGGGCGCCGAAAATGAAACAGCTAATCGACACACATTTTCACTTGGACTTTATCGAGGAAAAGAAGCGCCAATCGTTTATATCGGCAATTGCTAATGAACAGATTGATATCATTGCCCAGACATTATTACCTACGCAATATCAGTTAATCTATAAACAATACCCGGTGGCGCTGGCCTTAGGCTGTCATCCATGGCACATCCAAGATAGGCAACAAATGATGTATGAGTTACAATTATTCGAACAATTGTTGCCGACGACACACTATATCGGAGAGATTGGACTTGATTTCGCCCCGAAACGCTTAGAGCGAGTTGACCAATGTTTACAAGTAGAAACATTTACACGTATCATCCACTTGTTGCGCTGCTATGAACAACACTATCAACATCCTTTTATTGTATCGATACACTCGGTACGTTCAGCCACTCAAGTTATTGATATTTTAGAAGCACAAGCATTGTATCAAGGTAAGAGTCAGGTGATTTTGCATTATTTCAATGGCACTAGTGATGAGCTAACAAGACATATTCGTAATGGTGGTTGGCTGTCCGTGCATCCAAAGATGCTGCAAACGAAAAAAGGTAGAGCGTATATTCAACAAGTACCGCTGCAGCGGTTATTATTGGAGACGGATTTACCAATAGCTACAAGTGAAACGGATACAATTGAAACGCAACATCCGCAAGTGATTCATCAACTGGTTGAACAATTATCAGAATTATTGAAGAGGGATATGCGTCCAGTCCTATTAGATAATCAAGAAAAACTCATCCAACGCAAGGGTTGATTGATTATTCGTAATATTCAATCGTGAAGTTTGAATATTCTTTGATGGTAGGTATTTCATTAACATTGATTGCTTCGATTCTCATCCAGCGGTGTTGCGGTTGTTGGAGTGACTCAACAAATGCGTGTAACTGTTTGCTTTGACACTGTGCGATAATTTTCACATCACCATTGGACAGATTACGGACATTTCCGTTAATATGATGTCTGCTAGCGCATTGTTGAGCAAAAAAACGATAGCCTACTCCTTGCACACGACCGGATACGATGAGTTCGTAAGTTTTCATAAAAATCAGCCTTTCGTCGTAGATTTATCAACTCTATCATATCAAAAAATGTGCTATAATAATAACAGAACGGCTCTTTTAGTCGGCTGCCGTTGCGATAGAATGTCGCCTATGGCGTGTGGAATCACGATATTTAATAATAATGAAAACAAAAGATTGAGAGGTGAATGAATTGGCAAAAAAACAACAGTCAAAAAAGAAAGCAACGATAAAAAAAGAAGAACAATTACCACTACGAGCTAGTTATGATATGTTTTACTTAATGATTGGACTTATGATATTTTTTGTGTCATTACTGGCATTATTTGATGGTGGCTTTATCGGTGTGCTGTTTACGAATACATTTCGCTTATTAATCGGCGAGACCTATACATTGGTTCTTTTTAGTATGGCACTGTATGCCTTTATGATTATTATTAAGGGCCGTTTGCCTCGTGTCAAATGGACAAAATACTTAGGCGCTATTCTTATCTTAGTAGCGCTTACCACGGTATTGCACTTCAATACCTTTAATGGGCAAGAACCGAGTCAGATTTTTGCCCGGACATATGATGTGTTTAGAAATGATTTATTAACGAATCAAAATCGAACCAATCTTGGTGGTGGTTTACTCGGTGCGTGTTTTTACGCAGCGTTTGGTTATTTATTTGGTCGTTGGGGAACCTATTTATTTGCCTTTATTATTTTTGTCTTAGGATTTGGCTTGGTTGAGTCGATTACTATTGACCAACTGGGTAAATTAGTACTGGCATTTGGTAATGGTATGATAACTTTCCCGAAAAAAATCTTCCCAACCTTTACTGAAATGAAAGAAGTATTCAATCAAGGAGAATTAATCGATGATGAAGCGGAACGGCCGTTAGAGACGTTTGAACCGATTCAACCATCGTCGACACGCTCACGCAAGCAATCGAAGTTATCCCAATTATTTAGTGCGATTAAGTCAGCGCCAAATAATGATGAGTGGGCTGAATCTTCGTATCAGCCATCGTTTCAAGAGCGTAAGCGGGTAGATTTTGAACCATTTGATGAGCGGACTCAACGTGTAGCACCCCGTATTGAACGTGAAGAACGAGTTTTGGACTTAGATTATTTTGATAAAATAGCAAGCTTTAACGAAAAGAAAGCAGTCGCTGATAAACATCAAGCGATTATCCAACGAAACGATATTGTGCCAGAACCGGAGGAAGTACTAGAAACACCGGCAGCAAAAGTGGTGACGACGCCACCGGAACAACCGGTCAATCCAGTTGTGCAAGCAGCACCAGTACCAGCACCGACAGTCAGTGCACCATTACCACCGCGTCAAACAGCGGATCATTGGCAAGCACAAGCGACGACCAAACAAGATTTAACTGAAGATGATTTAGATAAATTATTAGCAGCAGAATCAAATACAGATACGACACAACCTGCCGTGAAGCCAAAGCGGTCGCATCAATATCAATTGCCGAGCAAATCATTATTGAAAAAAATCCCACCGGTGGACCAATCAGAAGAATATGCCCGAATTAACGAAAATATTGAAAAACTTGAACGAACATTTGATAGTTTTGGCGTAAAAGCAAAAGTAGTCAAAGCGAATTTGGGTCCATCTGTAACCAAATACGAAATTGAACCAGCTATTGGTGTCAAAGTAAGTAAAATCGTGTCATTATCTGATGACATTGCACTGGCTTTAGCGGCTCGTGATGTGCGGATGGAAGCACCGATTCCTGGAAAATCTTTAATAGGGATTGAAGTGCCGAATTTACAAGTGAGTCCGGTATCCTTTTGGGAAATTATTGACGCTGCGCTTGAAAGTGAAAACTTATTGGATGTGCCATTAGGTCGGGATATTTCTGGAACAGTTTGTCTCGCTGATTTAAGTAAAATGCCACATTTACTCATTGCAGGAGCGACGGGTAGTGGTAAGTCAGTCGGTATGAATGTCATTATTGTGTCATTATTAATGAAAGCTCATCCAGATGATGTCAAATTCTTAATGATTGACCCGAAAAAAGTGGAGTTGACAATGTATGATGACTTACCTCACCAATTAGCGCCGGTAGTGACTAATCCACGAAAAGCGGCACAAGCATTGAATAAAGTTGTTCAAGAAATGGAGCGTCGTTATGAATTATTCGCTGCCTCGAATGTTCGTAATATCGATACTTATAACGAGCAAGTGGATGAGTGGAATAAGGAAGACACTGGAACGGTTTATGAAAAACTACCGAAAATCATTGTCTTTGTTGATGAGTTAGCCGACTTAATGATGGTCGCAAGCAATGAAGTCGAAAGTGCGATTATTCGTCTGGCGCAAATGGCACGTGCTGCGGGTATTCATATGATTATTGCGACTCAACGTCCGTCTGTGGATGTTATTACCGGTATTATTAAAGCGAATGTACCGAGCCGATTAGCATTTGCGGTGTCTAGTGGGACAGATTCACGGACGATTTTAGATAGTGTCGGTGCTGAGAAATTGCTCGGTCGTGGAGATATGTTATTCCAACCAATGGGTAAAAATAAACCCGTCCGTGTCCAAGGTGCGTATATTTCCGATAGTGAAGTGGAAAAGATTACTAATTTTATCAAAGACCAACAAGTTGCTGATTACGAAGATTCATTGATTAATTTAGACGACGAACAAGAAAATAGCGCATCCGTTTCAGAAGATGAGTATTTTGATGAAGCGGTCGAAATGTTACAAGGTCTAGAGACAATAAGTATTTCCCAGTTGCAACGCAAATTCCGTATCGGGTACAACCGTGCGGCACGCCTCATTGATGATATGGAAGCAGCCGGCTTAGTAAGTGGACAAGATGGTAGTAAACCAAGACAAGTGTTATAACCTTTAGAATGCAGACAAGATGCCTGAAGTACATAGGTGTCTTGCCTGTTTTTTGGTTCTCCAGCATCTTGTGGGTGTTCACAAGAATTATTATTGGTTGTGTGAGATTGAAATGATTGTGCTCCAAGTTGTTTGAAATGCTGGGTGTGAGAGTTTTTTGAATTGTCATAACATAATATTAATTCAGCTTGATTACTAATTGTTCAAATTATAGCAAAAAAGGGGAGACAATAAGTTTTGTCAGGCATTGTGATAGACTTGATAGGTGTGCAATGAATGGTAAGAGTTTAGCTTTTGTGCATGGCTTGAATCTTCAAAAGGTGGTATAATATAATTACTTCCTAATGGTTGTTAGATTACGCTAACACCGAAGGTCCAGAAGTTATACTTAAAATTTTAAAAGAGTTCCTAGTGCAATATAAACTAAAATAGGGATCGCATTTATATATATATATTAAATTCTTTACGTTGAGTTGAATAGCAGTGAATAAAAAATTGAAAGGGAATATATGATGGACTTAAACAATTTATCGGATACTGAGGTAATAAACTTAATAAATAGAGAGAAAAATAAGCTAAATCCTATGAGTTTTGAGGAAGCATACGATTAAATCACGCTTTTATTTGGAAAAATTGATGTGGATGAGGGAATTATTGATACGGATGGTATTGAGTACATTTTGCATGTATACAGAGGTCGTATAGAAACTACTCGTTTTAGTATCCATTTACTTTTTTTGGAATATAATCACCATCTAATTCGAGTTGATATGGATCCTAGTATATGCCATAACAATCCTGATGGTACGAAAATTACAGGTAGTCACATTCATATTTATGACAATTCAAACTCCATAAAAGATCTAATTGCTTACCCTTTGGCGGACAAAGATTTTCCTGAATTAACAAATATTATTGATGCTTTTCAAGCCTTTTTAAACTATACTAATATTAAAGAAAGGGAGGAAAAATACAATGAGTAATGCTAGTAATTTAAAGGAAATATATTTTAAC
The genomic region above belongs to Aerococcaceae bacterium zg-1292 and contains:
- a CDS encoding tRNA threonylcarbamoyladenosine dehydratase → MTMFEQDERFARLHLLVQQEGMAALEQATVMVVGLGGVGSSCAQTLARGGVGHLIIIDGDVVSASNINRQLLAFDSTVGRPKAAVMKEMILDINPHCQVYAVEEFIKAQNIDPVLQTLPHPDYVIDCIDSFYAKTALMQWCMEAQVPLLSSMGAANRLDPSLLSFAYIEDTSYCKMSKTMRHICAELGIQKLEVLYSTEKQVKVPSNGSVKKENTLGSISFMPPMMGMLLASKVLRRLLGLESYQLTPIMKGRRK
- a CDS encoding TatD family hydrolase, which produces MKQLIDTHFHLDFIEEKKRQSFISAIANEQIDIIAQTLLPTQYQLIYKQYPVALALGCHPWHIQDRQQMMYELQLFEQLLPTTHYIGEIGLDFAPKRLERVDQCLQVETFTRIIHLLRCYEQHYQHPFIVSIHSVRSATQVIDILEAQALYQGKSQVILHYFNGTSDELTRHIRNGGWLSVHPKMLQTKKGRAYIQQVPLQRLLLETDLPIATSETDTIETQHPQVIHQLVEQLSELLKRDMRPVLLDNQEKLIQRKG
- a CDS encoding acylphosphatase, whose product is MKTYELIVSGRVQGVGYRFFAQQCASRHHINGNVRNLSNGDVKIIAQCQSKQLHAFVESLQQPQHRWMRIEAINVNEIPTIKEYSNFTIEYYE
- a CDS encoding DNA translocase FtsK, which translates into the protein MIFFVSLLALFDGGFIGVLFTNTFRLLIGETYTLVLFSMALYAFMIIIKGRLPRVKWTKYLGAILILVALTTVLHFNTFNGQEPSQIFARTYDVFRNDLLTNQNRTNLGGGLLGACFYAAFGYLFGRWGTYLFAFIIFVLGFGLVESITIDQLGKLVLAFGNGMITFPKKIFPTFTEMKEVFNQGELIDDEAERPLETFEPIQPSSTRSRKQSKLSQLFSAIKSAPNNDEWAESSYQPSFQERKRVDFEPFDERTQRVAPRIEREERVLDLDYFDKIASFNEKKAVADKHQAIIQRNDIVPEPEEVLETPAAKVVTTPPEQPVNPVVQAAPVPAPTVSAPLPPRQTADHWQAQATTKQDLTEDDLDKLLAAESNTDTTQPAVKPKRSHQYQLPSKSLLKKIPPVDQSEEYARINENIEKLERTFDSFGVKAKVVKANLGPSVTKYEIEPAIGVKVSKIVSLSDDIALALAARDVRMEAPIPGKSLIGIEVPNLQVSPVSFWEIIDAALESENLLDVPLGRDISGTVCLADLSKMPHLLIAGATGSGKSVGMNVIIVSLLMKAHPDDVKFLMIDPKKVELTMYDDLPHQLAPVVTNPRKAAQALNKVVQEMERRYELFAASNVRNIDTYNEQVDEWNKEDTGTVYEKLPKIIVFVDELADLMMVASNEVESAIIRLAQMARAAGIHMIIATQRPSVDVITGIIKANVPSRLAFAVSSGTDSRTILDSVGAEKLLGRGDMLFQPMGKNKPVRVQGAYISDSEVEKITNFIKDQQVADYEDSLINLDDEQENSASVSEDEYFDEAVEMLQGLETISISQLQRKFRIGYNRAARLIDDMEAAGLVSGQDGSKPRQVL